Below is a genomic region from Phacochoerus africanus isolate WHEZ1 chromosome X, ROS_Pafr_v1, whole genome shotgun sequence.
TGAGTCCCAGGCAATGTCTGGGGCAAGACCCAAAACTGAGTCCCAGGCAATGGCAGGGGCAAGGCCCAAAAGTGAATCCCAGGCAGTGGCAGGGGCAAGACCCAAAACTGAGGCCAGGGCAGTAGGTGGGGCACGTCCTAAGACTGAAGCCAAGGCAATCCCTGGGGCAAGGCCCAAGGATGAAGCCCAGGCTTGGGCCCAAACTGAGTTTGGGGCTGAAGCAATGTCTCAAGCAGAGGGTGTGTCCCAGACCAATGTGGTAGCCTGGCCATTGGTCAATAATGAGTCTGGTTCTGCTGCTAAACCTATGGCCCTATCTGTGGATAGGGAGCTGGCCAATGTGGACACTGAGACCTTTCCTGGCTCCCAGGTTCAGACAGGAATCCAACCTTGGTTTGGAGCAGGGGAAGAAACTAATATGGGGTCTTGGTGCTATCCCAGGCCCAGAGCCAGAGAGGAGGCCTCTAATGAGTCTGGATTCTGGTCAGCAGATGAGACCTCTACAATGTCTTCTTTCTGGGCTGGAGAAGAGGCCAGTATCAGATCATGGCCTAGAGAAGAGGCCAATACCAGGTCGAGGCATAGGGCCAAACATCAGCCTAATCCCAGATCCAGGCCCAGATCCAAGCAAGATCCCTAtattgattcctggtctgggtcTGAGGAGGAGTCTGCCAATCCATTCTGCTTGTGGGCTGGAGAAAATACCAATAACTTATTCAGGCCTAGAGTCAGGGATGAGGCAAACATGAGGTCCAAGCTCCGGACAAAGAGAGAGGACTTTTTTGAATCTGAATCTGAAGATGAGTACTATAAGGAATCTTGGTTTTTGCCTGGAGAAGAGGCCAATAGTAGATTCAGGCCCAGAGACAAGGAAGAGCCTAATACTATCTTGAAACCCCGGGCTCAGAAAGATGCTAATAATGGTGATAGGGTCAAACAAGAGCCCAGGTTTGAGGAGGAAGTCATAATTGGATCCTGGTTCTGGGCAGAGAAGGAGGCTGGTATGGAGGCTGGGGCTTCAGCCATTTGTGAATCGGAaccaggggctgaggagggggcCATTGGTGGATCCTTGTTCTGGACTGAAGAAAAGTCCAGTTTGGGGGCTGTGACCAGAGAAGAGACCAGGCCAGAGTCTGAAGAAGAGGCCATATTTGGGTCCTGGTTCTGGGACAGGGATGAGGCCTGCTTTGATTTAAATCCCCGTCCTGTGTACAAGGCTAGTCCCAGGTTCAGAGATCCAGCTGAGGAGGAAGTTAATGTATCATCCAGGCCCCAAACCTGGGACGAGGTCACTGTTGAATTCAAACCTGGTCCTTGTCATGGGGTTGGCTTCCCATCCCCAAGCCCCTTTAGAATTCCTGAAGAAGCAGCATCTGTATATTCTGAAATGTTTGAGGGAAAGCCCAAGGGTGTGGAAGTTACCCCAGAAGGGGAAGAGCAGGAATCTTTGCTTCAGTCTGATCAACCTGACTCTGAGTTCCCATTTCAATATGATCCGTCCTACCGGTCAGTCAGGGAAATTCGAGAGCATCTTAGGACCAGGGAGAGTGCAGACCCTGAGAATTGGTCCTGCAGCTGCATACAATGTGAGCTTAAAATCGGTCCTGAAGAGTTCGAAGAACTCCTTCTATTGATGGACAAGATTCGGGATCCTTTTATTCATGAGATATCTAAAATCGCAATGGGTATGAGGAGTGCTTCTCAATTTACCCGCGATTTTATTCGTGATTCAGGTGTTGTCTCGCTTATTGAAACCTTGCTCAATTATCCCTCTTCCCGAGTTAGGACAACTTTCTTGGAAAATATGATTCACATGGCTCCACCTTATCCTAATCTAAACATGATTGAGACATTCATATGTCAAGTGTGTGAGGAAACCCTTGCTCATAGCGTGGGTTCCCCTGAACAGCTGCTTGGATTAAGGATGCTTCGGCACCTCACTACAACTACTGACTATCACACACTGGTTGCCAATTATATGTCTGGGTTTCTCTCCCTGTTAACCACAGGCAATGCAAGAACAAAGTTCCATGTTCTGAAAATGCTGTTGAATTTGTCTGAAAATGCTATGGTGGCAAAAAAGCTATTTAGTGCCAAAGCTCTATCGATATTTGTGGGTCTCTTTAACATAGAAGAGACAAATGATAACATTCAAATTGTTatcaaaatgtttcaaaatatcaGTAATATTATAAAAAGTGGAACAATGTCCTTAATTGATGATGATTTCAGTCTTGAGCCGCTTATTTCTGCATTCCATGAATTTGAGAAGCTAGCTGAGGAACTACAAGTCCAAATAGACAATCAGAAAGATCCTGAGGTGGGGCAACAAAGCTAAGATTATTAACCACCTGCCTCTGATCAGCCTTATGTTCCCAAAGAGCCCTGAGTAGTGCTTCGGTTTTCAGTCTAGTTTTATGTTGTAACTTATATTTTAATGCTGATGTTAACTTTGTCCAATTCTTGGTTTGAGCTGGATCACTTTGTGGATGCCAAATGACTATTAGTGCTGAAAAAATTGTTGATATTTGTCTTGCTGTCCAGATTGCAGTATTTTTCAGTATTGAGCTTCCAATGAACTGAGCCGCTTGTGTAAGCTACCCTGCTATTCGTTGTTTAAACATATGGTTCTCTATTCGAGTCTGTGTTTTCAATAAAGGTCTGTGTGAAAACTGGCAGAAGTTACCCTTCTTCAGTTTAAAATCCAGATGCAGATACATTGTGTACACGTAAAAACATAGACAATTAGTATGATGACATATATACCCTCCTTGGAAAATCCTATTCCTGGAGtttaagaaagaagagattaTTTGTGGGTTGTGATACTTGAGAAATGCTTCAGAGAAAAGGGACTCATTTAAATTGGTCAGTGAAAAGTAGGGTAACACAACCCATTCGGTCATTCTTGGAAGTGAGCAGTGGTAGTGTGAAGGATGATAATCAAAAAATATctgttccggagttcccgtcatggcgcagtggaaacgaatccgattaggaaccatgaggttgcaggtttgatccctggctttgctcagtgggttacggatccatcgttgctgtgagctgtggtgtaggtcccagacgcagctcggatctggcgttgctgtggcataggccagcagctgtagctccgattggacccctagcctggaaacctccatatgctgcaggtgcggccctaaaaatacaaaaagacaaaaaacaaaaaacactgttcCAATAGAATGGGTATAGCCGGTCTATCTGGAATAGATGGGACAAGTTCAGTGAGGGATGCAGTTGGAATGACACCAGTTTGGAGAACTAAATTGGCCAAATCTGAGCTTTTTGCAACTTAAagtacagctgtggctcagtgccaCCTGAGGAGTCAACAAGTGAGATAGCACACCAATTTAGTGGAGTCAGGAATAAGATTTCCTTTTTGACCCTAGTCCAAGGAAAATATTGGGGAAATACCATGCAGCTATTATGATTTATTGGGATGAATATGATTTATTGGGATGAAATGGCACTGATGCTTTTCCATCTGGTAAAATAGAGAAGAATGGGACACCTATGGAAAATTAGATcccattaaaaatgcatttgtaaaTAGATGAAATTTCTATGCAATTTCAATGACTCCAAGAAACTTCATACATTCCATAGTCTTGAATAAAATACACTATGCTAGAAAAGTTTTCAGAGACAGATATTGGAGACCTACAGGAACTAataagacaggtttttttttcttttcttttctttttttttttgttgttgttgtttttagggctgcgccatggcatatggaagtttccaggctaggggtcaaatcggacctgcaggTGTTGGtttacaccacggccacagcaacgtgggatccaagctgcatctgtaacctacaccagagctcaaggcaatgctggatccttaacccatggggtggggccagggattgaacctgaatcctcatcgatactagttggatttgttaccactgagccacaacaggaactccaggtttttttcttttaatatgcttACATCTACTGTCTCAAGTTAACAGGTGGACATGTTAGAAAGGATAAagttatataaatgaataaacaataaaataatttttagagatgataaacttatttagaaaagttaaaaaggaaTGAGACTTCAGAGAGACTAGTTCatgaaatgttttaagaaaaagtaaaattaccaAAGTTGCTAAATTTATACTAGTCTCGTGATTGTTCAGAGATGTCAGCCTTTTTACATGACTGTTGCATTCGGAAGATCATAACATTTCCTTTTGGAGTGACAAAAATTTTCCAGAATTAGATAGTGGCAATCACAGATGCGCAACACTGTGAATGTAGTCACCACTggattgtacactttaaaatggttaaaatggtaagctctggagttcccgtcgtggcgcagtggctaacgaatctgactaggaaccatgaggttgggggtttgatccctgcccttgctcagtgggttaatgatccggcattgctgtgagctgtggtgtaggtcgcagacgcgactcggatcccgcgttgctgtggctgaggtgtaggctggcagctacagctccgatttgacccgtagcctgggaacctccatataccatgggagcagctcaagaaatggcaaaaagacaaaaaaaaaaatggtaagctctatgttatgtgtattttccacaataaaaagtaaaaacatcacACCATACCTTCAGACCAGAATGCAGAAGTCAGGATGGAATTGGTTTGGAGAGGGAATATGGACTTGTGGGAAATATcctatattttactatttttagacatggtaaaaatcatttgttttgtcTGAGGATgctattaatttttgaaaaggtaaaattat
It encodes:
- the GPRASP2 gene encoding G-protein coupled receptor-associated sorting protein 2, yielding MTGAEIEPGAQAKPEKKPGEEVVGRTERENEVPMVVRPKVRTQATPGARPKNESKGMSGARSKSESKNMSGARPKTESQAMSGARPKTESQAMAGARPKSESQAVAGARPKTEARAVGGARPKTEAKAIPGARPKDEAQAWAQTEFGAEAMSQAEGVSQTNVVAWPLVNNESGSAAKPMALSVDRELANVDTETFPGSQVQTGIQPWFGAGEETNMGSWCYPRPRAREEASNESGFWSADETSTMSSFWAGEEASIRSWPREEANTRSRHRAKHQPNPRSRPRSKQDPYIDSWSGSEEESANPFCLWAGENTNNLFRPRVRDEANMRSKLRTKREDFFESESEDEYYKESWFLPGEEANSRFRPRDKEEPNTILKPRAQKDANNGDRVKQEPRFEEEVIIGSWFWAEKEAGMEAGASAICESEPGAEEGAIGGSLFWTEEKSSLGAVTREETRPESEEEAIFGSWFWDRDEACFDLNPRPVYKASPRFRDPAEEEVNVSSRPQTWDEVTVEFKPGPCHGVGFPSPSPFRIPEEAASVYSEMFEGKPKGVEVTPEGEEQESLLQSDQPDSEFPFQYDPSYRSVREIREHLRTRESADPENWSCSCIQCELKIGPEEFEELLLLMDKIRDPFIHEISKIAMGMRSASQFTRDFIRDSGVVSLIETLLNYPSSRVRTTFLENMIHMAPPYPNLNMIETFICQVCEETLAHSVGSPEQLLGLRMLRHLTTTTDYHTLVANYMSGFLSLLTTGNARTKFHVLKMLLNLSENAMVAKKLFSAKALSIFVGLFNIEETNDNIQIVIKMFQNISNIIKSGTMSLIDDDFSLEPLISAFHEFEKLAEELQVQIDNQKDPEVGQQS